The Canis aureus isolate CA01 chromosome X, VMU_Caureus_v.1.0, whole genome shotgun sequence region CTTGTCTCAAACTTGGGCTCTGACTGTTTAGTGAATCAGCTTGCATCTCTGCTAGTGTAGGATTATAGCtatgagcatttttttttggttcaagAAATTATTTCAGTCACAGATTATAGCAGAGTTTGAGCTTTTATTCTAACTTACTTGACCACATattgttttcaaatgaaaacttGTTCCAGGATGTCTTTCCTATGGGAAAAAACCTCTCCATTCAGTTCTTAAGGAAGTCTTTCAAGTGAGGTTGAGCTACATATAAAGGCTCAAGTTCCCCAAAAGAAATATAAGACTATCAGTTTAATGTGGAAAACtaatctttctttgctttcttgctGAATGTATCACAAATACACAGGCTTTCCCATGTTTGCATTTGATGAGATGTACTGAAAGAAGCAAAGTTTTTGGTATTAATTGCCTCACCTGTGAATGACTGCAAACAAATCTTCAGTTGTACGAGGTTTGTTTGGAGACACAAACACACCTTCTGCTTCAGCCTGAGAGTCTTCACTAAGTGGCGAAATCATAGAGTCATCACTCGGTGACGATTCTTAAATGAAGAACAAAAGCATCTTTAGGAAGAAGTTACCAAGCATGCTGCTGTGTTTCCCTGGCTTAAGGAATCAACAAACAACAGTTACCTTACTGCTGTTTTCAAAAAGAGAGATTATCTGTCGCAGCTCAGTCTCTCACTAACAAAAACTCTTCTCtcaattgttttaataaaaaaagtggagggagggatgcctgggtagctcagcagttgagcacctgccttcagctcggggcgtgatcctggagtcccgggatgagtcccacatcgggctccctgcgtggagcctgcttctccctctgcctgtgtatctgcagctctctctctctctctctcataaataaataaaaatcttaaaaaaaagtggagggaAACCAACACCCAGGGCTGTACTGTATTAGAGggaacacaggaaagaaaaaaaaataaaaaacataatgaCGTGCCAGGAGACACACTTCCATGGTGACAAAGGCATCAACAACTGACCTTTCAGTGAAACCTCGTCCACACTTCCTTGGGTCTCCTCTGCTCCGCTGTTATCAGAGGCACTTTGGGCTGAAATACCTGAAGCGATATTTTCTTGCTCGGAACATTTTTCAGGGCATGAATTTGCACTTGATAGCTCTGCTTCATAGCTGATATTCCCAGGCACTTTGTCATGGTGGCGGCTCATCCCAAGTTGATGCTTAAGTTGACTGCTTATGTCTGTGGGTCTGGTTGGCGAGTTTGACTGAGCTGTGAGCACATCCACAGACTCAGGGTGTGCGGCTCCCTCCCAATCTGCAGAGGATGGCTTCTGCAGTTGTGCAACGGCTCCATCTGGACCACCTCCATATTGTAATACTTTACCATCCAAATCATTTGGGTGGGCAACAGAGACCATCTGAAATCCTTCTGTGGGAAAGTCACAATTTTTACTTGGTGTGTTTTCTGGAATAGGCTCACTTTCCATTTGTATTTGGTCTTTTGTCACACTTGAATCTAGAAGATTGCTACCAGCTGAGGTTGTTGCTGTTTCTGGGTCACAATGATTCTTTACATCAAAAGTACGTTTTTTCTCTAACTGTAGTTTATCTGGTCCCATCTCAACTGCAGAGGAGTCTAAAAAGGACAGTATGGTGTCTTCAGTGGAATACTGACGTGATACTGATTTCTTAGCCATGTGTGGCTTAATCTTACCTGGAGACAGGGCAGCCATTGTGAGAGTGTTGTCCTCCAAGTAGGGGAGATCTGTATTGTTGCCCTCTTTTGGCTTAACTTCTTCAGATTTACTGATGGACCTCAGGTTAACAGATTTCAGGACCGTTGGTGTGATTGCAAGGGATGGTGGAGGATTTGACCGCAGTGTTTCTCCTACTGGGTTCTGTTTACTATGAGTAAAAACATGCAATGGGTGACGGTGATGGAATGGTTTATTCAAGACACTATGAAGAGCACTTAGGTCAAGATGGGTAGGAGGTATAATTGGAAGTTCAAGGTCTTTACTCAGTGATAGAGCTCCATCTTTTAAAGAGGGCTGCTGTAGTGAGGATTTTCTTTCTGGAACTTTCGGTTTTCTTTTGCTACCTCCAGGAGACAGTGGGCCAGAAAAGAAAGCTGTAGGGAAAGAGGAGGTCGGTGTTTCAGACTGGCTCGAGTAGCCACTTGATGGAGATGCCAAGCCTGCCAGCTTTTCTGGTGAAGCCAGTTTAAACTCATTGTCAACAGAAGGAAGGGATGGGGTGGTGGCTCTTGATTCTGACTGGGATGTTTGGGATTCAGAGCTCTCTGGAGACTTGATGCATTCAATAACTGTGGTACCCGTAGCAGTGCTTGAATTGGATAAAGATCTGTAAGGATCATTTGTTTTCAAGTCATTTAGAAGCCAGAGATCTGCATAGTGAGTCGATTCAGCACCTTCATCTTTGAATGGCGGAATATCTGAAGTGTCTAACTGAGGTTCCTTGATACCATGTTCACTCTGGTTCATCCAAGAAGACTCTTGCTTGATGGCAAGGTTGGCATTTTCCATTAGAGAAGGCGTGTTGGAGAAATCAAGAGGCAGCTTCATTTCCCTGGAACTGTGAGGCAGGAGCTGGCCACTGCTTATCTTTGGTTCTTTCTTCTCAGAAATGTCTGCATTTCCATCGGACTTCCTCAAAGATGAGCTACGTTTAGGTGGGGTCGGCTTTGCCTTTGGTTTCCTGAAAGAGATGCTTGGTCTCCCCTGCCTCCTGTGGTCTAAGTAGTCCTGCCAGGTACAGTCCGGAAGAGTCGGAGGAACCCCAATGCCCTGGCTATTCTCTGGGCCCAGGGCTGCATAGTGACACACATAGCTCTTATTACCTTTAAGACCACAGTCAAAGTGCATGGAAGTGTAGTATCCTTCTGTGTCCACTGAAAAGTGAGAGCTAGTGTCTGCTTTGTCTGATGGAGACTTTTCCAGAAAGCTGTCGTAAGTGGCCATGCTTGTGAAGCTCGGGCAGCCCAGGCTGTCTGCCTTAGGGCGCTCAGGACTAAAATCCTGGCGGCAGGAGGCATCGTGATGGTGGTGTAGGTAATTCCACTCACTGTCACTGGTGTTGCTATTGTTGGGGTCATCCAGCAGATCCGCCACAGTGGAGGTAAAAGAGTTTGCCCGGTGGCCTCTCACTTTATCCAAGTGGTCATTGTACTGCTCTGTCACGAAGACATTGGCATCCTCATTAGCATGAGGGGCTGTGTTTAGTGACAACTCTGAGTCACAGTGTGAAGAGCCAGTGAGGGGAGGAGAAGCTGCAGGAGGGATTGTCTCTGAGGTCTGTGAGGGGCATGTGGAGCTGCTCCCACTCCAGTTGCCACTGGATGACTGATGGTCATCTTTCTGGTCCATGTGGCTGCTGAGGAGGACACCTGCCGTGGAGATGCAGTGGATGGGGCTCCCAAAGGTGTCTGAGTTGGAGGAGATGTCACAACTGCCAGAGTCAGCAGCCATTCGGGACAGACGTGACCTCCCTCTCTCATTTAACTTGTGCTGGGGGCTGTGAAGATGTTGAGAACAAGCCAGACCCAAAGCAGGCTGGTGTTCCTGTGCACTTGGGCTGCTGGGGGCCTCACTGCAATCATTAGGGGTTCTTTCTTGGTCGCCCATGAAAGGCTCCCCCTCTTCATATGCTGCGGGTTTAGCACCAACTTTGGGCTCAGCATCCCCACTTCTGTTGCCCTCCCGGGGAAGGCTCCGAGATCTTGTACGGCTGCTCACTGCAGTTGTAAACATGGTGTCACCTTTGTCAGCCAATGCAGAGATGTTGCCAGCAGAATGAGAAAGGGAAGCTGCTATGCTTTGACCCCTTTGAGCTCTGATTCTCCTTCTGGATGGAGCAGCAATCAGGATATCTTCGGTTTGGCACTCTGAGTCCCTGGTTCCAGACCTCCTATTGACAGTGTTGGAAGGGTCTGGATTTGTGTGCACAATCACATTCCTTTCCCTGGCCACAGGGGATTCATCAGAATCTAGGGCACATGGAAAGCATAGTGAGATATTTTATACATCAGCAGACTAACAGACATTCTAAGAGATGTCCACAAATCTGGGTGCTGGCATGTTGGATCtttctctttgagaaaaaaaatcagcatataaAATTAGGAGAAAGTTAAAATGCTCTGGGGAATCTATCCCTTTGCCTGTCTGTCGCTCTCTGTATCTacatacagacagacacacacacacatacatgctagagtgtgtgtgtgtctgtgtgtgtgtactaagagaaaatgtttttagGTCTTTTGCGAATTCTCTCTCTTCACTATCAAATTACTTTGCCCCAATAAGTGACTACTATTTTTTCAactaaagtccattttgtctttCTGaccactatttttttcattttgtaatacaTGCCCAGCAAAATAAAACTCTTACAATTCATTATAGGTAGTAAAAGAGATGctacaataataatgatgataataataataaaacataggAAGAGATCCTAAACacatggaacagaaaaaaaaaggaaaaaagtcataaAGAGTGACATGTTATCAGTATTCAATATTTAATTGAATATGCTtgaaatttacctttttaaaataactaatgcCATAAAAGTATATCTCTCttcaaataaacatataattttctaaaagtaaTCTTTCATTGATTCTTGttactttttattcattatttccatcttaataaaacttaaaaaaaacctacCAAAATAGTACATTTCAGCCATAAGACCTGAACATGAATACCTAAATCCGTAAGGTTAAATCTTCACAGtcaagaacagaaatttcagaaagtCATGCCACCCGGCTTGCTGAGCACAAAACAAGTACACACTATTTCAAAACCTTTACAAGTTAcaacactatttttaaagaagCTGATTAAAAGGCCGGCTTCCATTTCATCTCCTTCTAATTGGCACCCAAAAGAATGTTAACTATAACAGTTTTATACCACACCTATTTCTTGTTGGACTCTTCTGGGGATACCCGAGATGGTTTTCCTCCTCCTCAGTTTTCGTCTCCGCTGTAGTACGGATTGTGAATGAACAAGAGAGCAGCGTATACTAGCCTCTCTGTCAAAACCAACTCCTGCAACCCACAAATAGGTCTCATTAGCCTTTAGAAATGGCAAACAAATTTTCATTTGCTTGGAACACAGTGATATTTATTGATTGGAAGTCAAGGAAGAGTTTGGATTAAGCCCGTGAATAAATATAAGAGAGCCCTTATTCAGCTGTTATTTAAATTACTCTGCAGTACATTAAGCTTTACTTCTAAATGCAGCTCTGCGCAACAGCTTGCACTGCCAAGAGTAACAAGCAAAGgaggaaaatcaaaagaaagaagagagaaaaataacatcaaagaATCACGCTCATACAGAAACAGCTCCTGAAGGACTTACAACCTTTAGTTACTACTATTTActggtctatttctgggctctctgaaGCTGACTTTACATAGTAGATCCAGAGCCAAAAAGTTAACCTGAATTAGTTCAGCTAACATATCCTGACCcattttttcattaaaagcatctttgtgagttttttttctctctgctcacTACACCCCAACcctacacacaacacacacacatacaaacacacatacatatactcaCACACTTCTGTGAGGAGTAAGTAGCCtagagatttgtttttaaatcatcacataactttctacttttttctacTGACTCAGTTGGACACTTTTTGGTTTGGCACCAATGTGGTatcaatatgaaataaaaacacaatgcaGTCCCCAGTTCTGTATTTAAGTGGATCTACTTTCTCTATCAGCTATAAATGAAGCTGGAATTCTCAGTCTTTACAATGAGTGTCTGTTTGCTTTTATAAATACAGGGACCAAACCTTGAtgcttgtttgtttctctctccataATCACATTATTGATATACTACATGCAATGCAGTCTTATCAAAACTAGAGTGGTGAGGAAGGAGGTAAGGAATTCACACTCCTGTCTGGCATAGGCATGTGCCATGGATTTTTCAGAGTGGGCTTTGCCTCCGACAGTCATCATGCCAAAAGTACATTGGAATTGGGTTGCCTCATCATTTATCCTGATTGTTAAGCATAGAGCAGGATGGCGTGTTAAACCTCAgctcagctataaaatgaagcAATTTGAGTTCTGCTTAGCATCACAGTGACAACGGTTTCTAGAACTCTGAAAAAATCTGTGAGATATCACATGATGAGTAATTACAATATTATTGGAGAATTCGTACTaatggaattttcttttcttagctcCAACCAAAAATTAAGATCTTTCATTCTACTCATAATAATTACAGAACACATGGCACAcagatacattttatgttatatggaCATAATTAGCAGCTTTCTCATTAAAGCTCTTGAAATCAACATATAATCTAGGCTTTAGTCTGAGAGTTCCTgaaataaagcagaaagaaagatcTTCCCTTTTCCTGAATCACAAGACCCATAATCAAAGAACTAAATTTGAAAACAAGATTTACTTACAGTGCTATGAAGAAAGCAGGTGCTGCTTATAATCAAATGTTCCCAGAAGGGAAAGTTAGTTTAAGAGGATGCCAAAATGGCACATTTTGACATCTACCTAACCCAGCCCATTTAGATTATGGAGATCAGATAAAGTACATATCCTTAGAATAATTTATCCTGCAAGTTGAGTAGGTCATTAGGAAACTTTCTCCTAGCTCATAACCAATGGATCAACCAGAATTCCTGTTTTTCAGGAAGGAAATAATATCTATCCCCGATATCTAGTCATCATTTGCTCCCCACTTTATGTGAGAAACATCTGAGTGGGATTAATAATAGCTACGTCCATAATGCATCTCAAGCAGCATGCAATCTTTAGTCACATGACACCGGGATAAAAGTCAGTAATATCATAGCCACTGTGAAATTTTCAATAcacaattaagttaaaatataacTATCAGATATGTTTAAAGAAAGCCCAATGGATAGATCCTTTTATGTCTATCTTTGAAAGTGAGAATATTTCTTAACATTATTTCACTTACAGCTAAGATTACCAGATCCTATCCTGGGATTTACAATCGCTACAGATAAACTTCTCAAGAATAGTCTGGACAGGCTTGCATTCAACCTAGACTAATATTCAAACTCTCAATacacaagaaaaggaaagcagagaggaaTGTTAAGGCAGGCTAGCTGGATTAATAGAGAGTTCAGCCTTCATCTTTGAATCTGTATATTTTTAGGTCAGAAATCACCAAAATCAATGCAGAAGTCTAAAGGATCTTTTAAACGAGCCTACCTTCATCCAAGGAAGACTGAAAACAGATTTTATAGTTGGTCTACAGGATCTTTACTTGCAGTTTGAGAGACCTGGggtttgctgttttctttcttgctgtGCCATGCATCATTATCATAAGACTAATCACTGCTGCTTTCTCCATTATTTCAGTCAGCTATGACCAAAGAGCTATTTGGtgacttttttcaaaaagaaactgTCCATCATTTACATAACAAGCGGCCCAGCAGAACATATGCAAATGGATGTTCAAAACCTGACAAAAGCATATTGAACATCTTCTGAGTTGTATTTTGATGAAAAAGGTATTGGTTGTTTACAAAGCGGTATTCTTAACTGGTACGCCCAGCAGCACAGGTTTTGAACATATTGAACACAGAATATTATGACCCGACTGCCCCTAGGAAAAGAACAGAACGGTACCAGTGACATTGATGGGAATAATGCAAGAAGAAATCACTTGGGcatcttgtttcattttctcctctggTGTTGGGAGAGGCAGTGCTTTGCTCCAGTTGGTCTGCTTGTCCAGTGTTGAAGGGATATTGTGTACTGGGTTTTTCGGCCTCTGCCCTAACATGACATCTGTATCTTCATCCTCCGGGGGATGGGACTGCAAATGAAGTACATTCAGACTTAGCCATCATGGTTTATATGGGAGTGCACATGTTAAGGAATTTCACAGTTAAGAACAGTGAGAgcataaataagtttttaagtCAAAGGAAATAGTTAGTAAGCACAACTAATTGAAAGTTGTAATTTCAATAGCCAagcaacacaaaagaaaaaaatggactaaGTAAACATGCTTTTCAGGTCAAGTGGAATTAAGATGAGAGACAAGGTAGCCATAAATCCCCAAACTTCAAACTGAAGGAAAATCTTAGTCTCTAATCCAGTGACAGGTAGATTCTGGATATCTATCTTGCCATATATTCCTAATGAAAGTCTAGAGAGCTCTAGATGACTAGGATCAAAGGGAGAAGATGATTTAGATGCCTATGAAGGATTCAGAAAATGTGTCAGAAAACCTGGAGTTCAAGAGACATTCCAGAACACATCATCTGAAGGACAAATTCTCTAATCTGAGAGGCTGGATTAATTTATAAGGAGTTATTTTTACTGCATGACTATGGCATTTgtgaataacatttaaaaaattcagtttcatCAACACTGTATGTGTGCATGGAAAAGCAGCCCTCTTCTCCCATTTATTATAAGTGGAAAATACAAAAGCAGATAACGGGGAGAAAGCTTCAAgtgagtttctttttcaaattcggAAGAGTTAAAGGGCCTTAGTTTCTTTCAGCTTTGTAGTGTGAAGCTTTTCTTCTAGCTGTGTTGTTAGAGGCTTTGACTTCTGTATGACATTCTGTATGAAAATTCTCCATCCAAGCCCTTGGTAGATATTAATATTGTCTACCTTTTATTTCAGGGCTAGGCTCCTAACCCAGATTATTAAAAAGGCTCCATTCCAATTTTGATTTCAGGGTTGGGTTTCTAAACCAGATTATTAAAAGACCCAGTTTTCACCACTGAccctagttttctttctttccataatttgaagGAAGGTGAGTGTttgtatacaataaatattttttcatcttattccagttaaattttaataatattctgtcCTAaagtcatgaaaagaaaaatttctcatCTCCACATTTGGAAGCATCATGCCCTGCTGACTCAGGATTTCACATATTGTCAAACTGTTCTCAGGTCTCTTAAAGAGAAGATTCCAGAGCCACTTGCTTAAGTTAACCACCACCCCCCAGCATTTGCTTACCTTGTCAGAGGTATCTGCAAAGCCCCCCAACACACCCAACAGGATATGATCCCCcccttgagaaaaatgtgttcgCCATGAACATTTTAGTAAAACATTGcaaccttctttctctcttcgGCTTTTGTGCAGATTCCCAGCGAAGCGAATAGCTCAAATAAAGTTGGAGCACAAAAGACTTTGTTTCCTAGGTaacttccaaaaagaaaaaaaaagtttggtgcatgcaaaaagagagacagaaaaagagggagaaagagcaagagcctGAAGAGAAACCCCCACCACCAGAGGCCACATTTTGTAGGCGATTCCTTCCTTGAATAACAATGgactgggaaacaaagaaagaatagtGACCTGACTACAGGCTCTGACCAGCATTAAATAAAAGCATGTTTTATTTAATGGCGACAGGGACAACTGGCTGCCAGAGAACCCTTTTGTCCTGTTCTCTTTTTTGATTTGAGAAGCTGAACCTTTACAGTTCTGATAAATATAGGGCAAGTTggaatttctttcctttgaacTATAGGGTCCAAGAGTGGCATTAGGTGATGCCCATCTTGAACAGAGCCTTGATTGTAATTTACAGAGGGAAAGTAAGTGGGAAAGAAAGCCAATGACACAGCTGtctaaatcatattttatttaattcaagttAGGAAAGTAACACTCT contains the following coding sequences:
- the NHS gene encoding actin remodeling regulator NHS isoform X2, translating into MPFAKRIVEPQWLCRQRRPAPGPAEDANGGSADPPPPLQPPGRRDEAVAPGPEDPPRAPPAPPGPPPPPPLPAPTDQAQPPHGEAPAAGEESAAGVAEAASAAGEASSAAAAAVLLMLDLCAVSNAALARVLRQLSDVARHACSLFQELESDIQLTHRRVWALQGKLGGVQRVLGTLDPKQEAVPVSNLDIESKLSVYYRAPWHQQRNIFLPATRPPCVEELHRHARQSLQALRREHRSRSDRREQRAAAPLSVAAPPLPAYPPAHSQRRREVKDRHFLTSHPPEDEDTDVMLGQRPKNPVHNIPSTLDKQTNWSKALPLPTPEEKMKQDAQVISSCIIPINVTGVGFDREASIRCSLVHSQSVLQRRRKLRRRKTISGIPRRVQQEIDSDESPVARERNVIVHTNPDPSNTVNRRSGTRDSECQTEDILIAAPSRRRIRAQRGQSIAASLSHSAGNISALADKGDTMFTTAVSSRTRSRSLPREGNRSGDAEPKVGAKPAAYEEGEPFMGDQERTPNDCSEAPSSPSAQEHQPALGLACSQHLHSPQHKLNERGRSRLSRMAADSGSCDISSNSDTFGSPIHCISTAGVLLSSHMDQKDDHQSSSGNWSGSSSTCPSQTSETIPPAASPPLTGSSHCDSELSLNTAPHANEDANVFVTEQYNDHLDKVRGHRANSFTSTVADLLDDPNNSNTSDSEWNYLHHHHDASCRQDFSPERPKADSLGCPSFTSMATYDSFLEKSPSDKADTSSHFSVDTEGYYTSMHFDCGLKGNKSYVCHYAALGPENSQGIGVPPTLPDCTWQDYLDHRRQGRPSISFRKPKAKPTPPKRSSSLRKSDGNADISEKKEPKISSGQLLPHSSREMKLPLDFSNTPSLMENANLAIKQESSWMNQSEHGIKEPQLDTSDIPPFKDEGAESTHYADLWLLNDLKTNDPYRSLSNSSTATGTTVIECIKSPESSESQTSQSESRATTPSLPSVDNEFKLASPEKLAGLASPSSGYSSQSETPTSSFPTAFFSGPLSPGGSKRKPKVPERKSSLQQPSLKDGALSLSKDLELPIIPPTHLDLSALHSVLNKPFHHRHPLHVFTHSKQNPVGETLRSNPPPSLAITPTVLKSVNLRSISKSEEVKPKEGNNTDLPYLEDNTLTMAALSPGKIKPHMAKKSVSRQYSTEDTILSFLDSSAVEMGPDKLQLEKKRTFDVKNHCDPETATTSAGSNLLDSSVTKDQIQMESEPIPENTPSKNCDFPTEGFQMVSVAHPNDLDGKVLQYGGGPDGAVAQLQKPSSADWEGAAHPESVDVLTAQSNSPTRPTDISSQLKHQLGMSRHHDKVPGNISYEAELSSANSCPEKCSEQENIASGISAQSASDNSGAEETQGSVDEVSLKESSPSDDSMISPLSEDSQAEAEGVFVSPNKPRTTEDLFAVIHRSKRKVLGRKDSGDMSARSKSRASLGSSSSSNAGSVTLPNSSVTSPNSQRSPGLIYRNAKKSNTSNEEFKLLLLKKGSRSDSSYRMSATEILKSPILPKPPGELTAESPQSTQEAHQGAPGAEALSPLSPCSPRVNAEGFSSKNFATSAAARVGRSRAPPAASSSRYSVRCRLYNAPMQAISEGETENSDGSPHDDRSSQSST
- the NHS gene encoding actin remodeling regulator NHS isoform X1, with the translated sequence MPFAKRIVEPQWLCRQRRPAPGPAEDANGGSADPPPPLQPPGRRDEAVAPGPEDPPRAPPAPPGPPPPPPLPAPTDQAQPPHGEAPAAGEESAAGVAEAASAAGEASSAAAAAVLLMLDLCAVSNAALARVLRQLSDVARHACSLFQELESDIQLTHRRVWALQGKLGGVQRVLGTLDPKQEAVPVSNLDIESKLSVYYRAPWHQQRNIFLPATRPPCVEELHRHARQSLQALRREHRSRSDRREQRAAAPLSVAAPPLPAYPPAHSQRRREVKDRHFLTFNSTRSPSPTECCHMTPWSRKSHPPEDEDTDVMLGQRPKNPVHNIPSTLDKQTNWSKALPLPTPEEKMKQDAQVISSCIIPINVTGVGFDREASIRCSLVHSQSVLQRRRKLRRRKTISGIPRRVQQEIDSDESPVARERNVIVHTNPDPSNTVNRRSGTRDSECQTEDILIAAPSRRRIRAQRGQSIAASLSHSAGNISALADKGDTMFTTAVSSRTRSRSLPREGNRSGDAEPKVGAKPAAYEEGEPFMGDQERTPNDCSEAPSSPSAQEHQPALGLACSQHLHSPQHKLNERGRSRLSRMAADSGSCDISSNSDTFGSPIHCISTAGVLLSSHMDQKDDHQSSSGNWSGSSSTCPSQTSETIPPAASPPLTGSSHCDSELSLNTAPHANEDANVFVTEQYNDHLDKVRGHRANSFTSTVADLLDDPNNSNTSDSEWNYLHHHHDASCRQDFSPERPKADSLGCPSFTSMATYDSFLEKSPSDKADTSSHFSVDTEGYYTSMHFDCGLKGNKSYVCHYAALGPENSQGIGVPPTLPDCTWQDYLDHRRQGRPSISFRKPKAKPTPPKRSSSLRKSDGNADISEKKEPKISSGQLLPHSSREMKLPLDFSNTPSLMENANLAIKQESSWMNQSEHGIKEPQLDTSDIPPFKDEGAESTHYADLWLLNDLKTNDPYRSLSNSSTATGTTVIECIKSPESSESQTSQSESRATTPSLPSVDNEFKLASPEKLAGLASPSSGYSSQSETPTSSFPTAFFSGPLSPGGSKRKPKVPERKSSLQQPSLKDGALSLSKDLELPIIPPTHLDLSALHSVLNKPFHHRHPLHVFTHSKQNPVGETLRSNPPPSLAITPTVLKSVNLRSISKSEEVKPKEGNNTDLPYLEDNTLTMAALSPGKIKPHMAKKSVSRQYSTEDTILSFLDSSAVEMGPDKLQLEKKRTFDVKNHCDPETATTSAGSNLLDSSVTKDQIQMESEPIPENTPSKNCDFPTEGFQMVSVAHPNDLDGKVLQYGGGPDGAVAQLQKPSSADWEGAAHPESVDVLTAQSNSPTRPTDISSQLKHQLGMSRHHDKVPGNISYEAELSSANSCPEKCSEQENIASGISAQSASDNSGAEETQGSVDEVSLKESSPSDDSMISPLSEDSQAEAEGVFVSPNKPRTTEDLFAVIHRSKRKVLGRKDSGDMSARSKSRASLGSSSSSNAGSVTLPNSSVTSPNSQRSPGLIYRNAKKSNTSNEEFKLLLLKKGSRSDSSYRMSATEILKSPILPKPPGELTAESPQSTQEAHQGAPGAEALSPLSPCSPRVNAEGFSSKNFATSAAARVGRSRAPPAASSSRYSVRCRLYNAPMQAISEGETENSDGSPHDDRSSQSST
- the NHS gene encoding actin remodeling regulator NHS isoform X3, which gives rise to MLGQRPKNPVHNIPSTLDKQTNWSKALPLPTPEEKMKQDAQVISSCIIPINVTGVGFDREASIRCSLVHSQSVLQRRRKLRRRKTISGIPRRVQQEIDSDESPVARERNVIVHTNPDPSNTVNRRSGTRDSECQTEDILIAAPSRRRIRAQRGQSIAASLSHSAGNISALADKGDTMFTTAVSSRTRSRSLPREGNRSGDAEPKVGAKPAAYEEGEPFMGDQERTPNDCSEAPSSPSAQEHQPALGLACSQHLHSPQHKLNERGRSRLSRMAADSGSCDISSNSDTFGSPIHCISTAGVLLSSHMDQKDDHQSSSGNWSGSSSTCPSQTSETIPPAASPPLTGSSHCDSELSLNTAPHANEDANVFVTEQYNDHLDKVRGHRANSFTSTVADLLDDPNNSNTSDSEWNYLHHHHDASCRQDFSPERPKADSLGCPSFTSMATYDSFLEKSPSDKADTSSHFSVDTEGYYTSMHFDCGLKGNKSYVCHYAALGPENSQGIGVPPTLPDCTWQDYLDHRRQGRPSISFRKPKAKPTPPKRSSSLRKSDGNADISEKKEPKISSGQLLPHSSREMKLPLDFSNTPSLMENANLAIKQESSWMNQSEHGIKEPQLDTSDIPPFKDEGAESTHYADLWLLNDLKTNDPYRSLSNSSTATGTTVIECIKSPESSESQTSQSESRATTPSLPSVDNEFKLASPEKLAGLASPSSGYSSQSETPTSSFPTAFFSGPLSPGGSKRKPKVPERKSSLQQPSLKDGALSLSKDLELPIIPPTHLDLSALHSVLNKPFHHRHPLHVFTHSKQNPVGETLRSNPPPSLAITPTVLKSVNLRSISKSEEVKPKEGNNTDLPYLEDNTLTMAALSPGKIKPHMAKKSVSRQYSTEDTILSFLDSSAVEMGPDKLQLEKKRTFDVKNHCDPETATTSAGSNLLDSSVTKDQIQMESEPIPENTPSKNCDFPTEGFQMVSVAHPNDLDGKVLQYGGGPDGAVAQLQKPSSADWEGAAHPESVDVLTAQSNSPTRPTDISSQLKHQLGMSRHHDKVPGNISYEAELSSANSCPEKCSEQENIASGISAQSASDNSGAEETQGSVDEVSLKESSPSDDSMISPLSEDSQAEAEGVFVSPNKPRTTEDLFAVIHRSKRKVLGRKDSGDMSARSKSRASLGSSSSSNAGSVTLPNSSVTSPNSQRSPGLIYRNAKKSNTSNEEFKLLLLKKGSRSDSSYRMSATEILKSPILPKPPGELTAESPQSTQEAHQGAPGAEALSPLSPCSPRVNAEGFSSKNFATSAAARVGRSRAPPAASSSRYSVRCRLYNAPMQAISEGETENSDGSPHDDRSSQSST